The following are encoded together in the Bradyrhizobium sp. CCGUVB1N3 genome:
- a CDS encoding HAD-IA family hydrolase, with protein MTSLLSPGSADALLFDLGRVVLDIDFSKAITCWAGHAGCEPQAIIARYVRDSEAYRLHEMGKISDEAYFDSLRRSLGIEISDAQFLEGWNAIFAGEMPGIANLLPRAAKHVPLYAFSNTNRPHVKYFSKEYADLLGHFRELYLSSSIGLRKPDAEAFDHVVAAIGVPAKRIEFFDDLAENVEGARARGLTAVHVTSPRDVGEALKALGL; from the coding sequence ATGACCTCCCTTCTCTCTCCCGGCAGCGCGGATGCGCTTCTGTTCGATCTCGGTCGCGTGGTGCTCGACATCGACTTCTCCAAGGCGATCACCTGCTGGGCGGGACATGCCGGCTGCGAACCGCAGGCCATCATCGCGCGCTACGTGCGGGACAGCGAAGCCTATCGGCTGCATGAGATGGGCAAGATCAGCGACGAGGCCTATTTCGACTCGCTGCGGCGCTCGCTCGGGATCGAGATTTCCGACGCGCAGTTCCTGGAGGGGTGGAATGCGATCTTCGCGGGCGAGATGCCCGGCATCGCAAACCTGTTGCCGCGCGCTGCGAAGCACGTGCCGCTCTACGCCTTCTCCAACACCAACCGGCCGCACGTGAAATATTTTTCGAAGGAGTACGCCGATTTGCTCGGTCATTTCCGCGAGCTTTATCTGTCCTCCAGCATCGGCCTACGCAAACCCGACGCGGAAGCCTTCGACCATGTCGTCGCCGCGATCGGCGTGCCGGCGAAGCGAATCGAGTTCTTCGACGATCTCGCGGAAAACGTCGAAGGCGCGCGGGCGCGAGGGCTGACCGCGGTTCACGTGACGTCGCCTCGCGACGTCGGCGAGGCGCTGAAGGCACTGGGACTCTGA
- the glp gene encoding gephyrin-like molybdotransferase Glp produces MALMPVSDALAAVLAGVEPVADEMVALDAAYHRVLARDVAARRTQPPQAMSAMDGYAVRAADAAKVGAELTVIGEVAAGRPFAGTVGAGEAVRIFTGGVVPDGADAVVIQEDTVADGKHVAIKEAAIAGRHIRPAGVDFREGDVLLRKGSRLTERDLSLAAGMNHPELAVRRRPRVAILATGDELVMPGSTPGMGQIVFSNGYALHALARAEGAETVDLGIAADTVAATTAGIRRARESGADILITTGGASVGDHDLVRPALQAEGFEMAFWKIAMRPGKPMMHGRLGAMRVIGLPGNPVSSYVCGFLFMVPLIRALAGRSRVHHRRERAVLGRDVGPNDVREDYLRARLEEREDGTLVAVPVNHQDSSLLANLAAAQALLVRAPFAPKADAGTPCEVLRLPL; encoded by the coding sequence GTGGCCCTGATGCCGGTTTCCGACGCGCTCGCTGCGGTGCTCGCGGGCGTCGAGCCCGTGGCGGACGAGATGGTCGCGCTGGATGCAGCCTACCATCGCGTGCTGGCCCGCGATGTCGCGGCGCGGCGGACGCAGCCGCCACAGGCAATGTCGGCCATGGATGGCTATGCGGTGCGTGCGGCCGATGCGGCGAAGGTGGGCGCAGAGCTCACCGTGATCGGCGAGGTCGCGGCCGGGCGGCCGTTTGCGGGAACGGTCGGCGCGGGAGAGGCAGTGCGGATCTTCACGGGCGGCGTGGTGCCCGATGGCGCGGATGCGGTGGTGATCCAGGAGGACACGGTCGCTGACGGCAAGCACGTCGCGATCAAGGAGGCCGCGATTGCCGGACGGCACATCCGCCCCGCCGGCGTCGATTTCCGCGAGGGCGACGTGCTCCTGAGGAAGGGAAGCAGGCTCACCGAACGCGACTTGTCGCTTGCCGCCGGCATGAACCATCCGGAGCTTGCCGTCCGCCGCCGGCCCAGGGTCGCGATTCTCGCGACGGGCGATGAGCTCGTCATGCCCGGCTCCACGCCCGGCATGGGCCAGATCGTCTTTTCCAACGGCTACGCCCTGCATGCGCTGGCGCGGGCCGAGGGCGCCGAAACGGTCGATCTCGGCATTGCCGCCGATACCGTTGCGGCGACCACCGCCGGCATCCGCCGGGCCCGCGAAAGCGGTGCCGACATCCTGATCACGACCGGCGGAGCCTCGGTCGGCGACCACGATCTGGTCCGGCCGGCGCTCCAGGCCGAAGGCTTCGAAATGGCGTTCTGGAAGATCGCGATGCGGCCCGGCAAGCCGATGATGCACGGCCGTCTCGGCGCGATGCGGGTGATCGGCCTGCCCGGCAATCCGGTCTCGTCCTATGTCTGCGGCTTCCTGTTCATGGTGCCGTTGATTCGCGCGCTTGCTGGCCGCTCGCGCGTTCATCACCGTCGCGAGCGCGCCGTGCTCGGGCGCGACGTCGGGCCCAACGACGTCCGCGAGGACTATCTGCGCGCCCGGCTCGAGGAGCGCGAGGACGGCACGCTCGTCGCCGTTCCCGTCAACCACCAGGACTCCTCGCTGCTTGCGAATCTTGCTGCCGCACAGGCACTTCTCGTGCGCGCGCCGTTTGCGCCGAAGGCGGACGCAGGCACGCCTTGCGAGGTGTTGCGGCTACCCTTGTAA
- the lexA gene encoding transcriptional repressor LexA has product MLTRKQYELLRFISERLKESGVPPSFDEMKDALDLRSKSGIHRLITALEERGFIRRLPNRARAIEVIKLPELQAAGAGRRGFTPSVIEGNLGKVRGASAPVDDGERPVAVPVMGRIAAGTPIEALQTRSHTISVPPDMLGSGEHYALEVRGDSMVDAGILDGDMALIQRNETADTGDIVVALIDDEEATLKRFRRRGASIALEPANTAYEVRILPPNRVKIQGKLIGLYRKY; this is encoded by the coding sequence ATGTTAACGCGCAAACAATACGAGCTTCTGCGGTTCATCAGTGAGCGCCTCAAGGAAAGCGGCGTGCCGCCCTCCTTCGACGAGATGAAGGACGCGCTCGATCTGCGCTCGAAGTCGGGCATCCACCGCCTGATCACCGCGCTGGAAGAGCGCGGCTTCATCCGCCGCCTGCCCAACCGCGCGCGCGCCATCGAGGTCATCAAGCTGCCCGAGCTTCAGGCCGCAGGCGCAGGCCGCCGCGGCTTCACGCCCAGCGTCATCGAAGGCAATCTCGGCAAGGTGCGGGGCGCAAGCGCTCCGGTTGATGACGGCGAGCGTCCGGTCGCCGTGCCCGTGATGGGACGGATCGCGGCCGGCACGCCAATCGAGGCATTGCAGACCCGCAGCCACACCATCAGCGTGCCTCCGGACATGCTCGGCTCCGGCGAGCACTACGCGCTCGAGGTGCGCGGCGATTCGATGGTCGACGCCGGCATCCTGGATGGCGACATGGCGCTGATCCAGCGCAACGAGACCGCTGATACCGGCGATATCGTGGTGGCGCTGATCGACGACGAGGAAGCGACGCTCAAGCGCTTCCGCCGGCGCGGTGCGTCGATCGCGCTGGAGCCCGCCAACACCGCCTATGAGGTGCGCATCCTGCCGCCGAACCGGGTGAAGATTCAGGGCAAGCTGATCGGGCTGTACCGGAAGTACTGA